A single region of the Melioribacteraceae bacterium 4301-Me genome encodes:
- a CDS encoding RNA polymerase sigma factor, producing MSKFKELSDLELMQEIANFESRALEELYERYSPILYTIIKKISPDEPTARRLLIEVFVMVWRKIKKFDFASGNVYTWLITIARNKAVDQLRRSRATSNSLDFYDDEYEDFYIIPTLARDIDALDLETVLTLKPKIERALSKLTDTQKYVLHLAYYEGFTIDEIADKLKVPIETVRSKVLTALQNLKDYLMES from the coding sequence TTGAGTAAGTTCAAAGAGCTAAGCGATTTAGAACTAATGCAAGAGATTGCAAATTTCGAATCCCGCGCTTTGGAGGAATTATACGAAAGGTATTCCCCAATTCTTTATACAATTATCAAGAAAATTTCACCAGATGAACCAACGGCTCGGCGACTTCTCATTGAAGTATTTGTTATGGTTTGGCGGAAGATAAAAAAATTTGATTTCGCTAGTGGTAATGTATATACATGGTTGATAACAATAGCCCGAAACAAGGCAGTAGATCAATTAAGGAGATCACGTGCAACTTCAAATTCGTTAGATTTCTATGATGATGAATATGAGGATTTTTACATAATTCCAACTTTAGCAAGAGACATTGACGCTCTTGACCTGGAAACTGTTCTAACGTTAAAACCTAAAATAGAACGCGCTCTTTCAAAACTTACTGATACTCAAAAATATGTTCTTCATCTTGCATACTATGAGGGATTTACGATAGACGAAATTGCTGATAAATTAAAAGTTCCAATTGAAACAGTTAGAAGTAAAGTTCTAACTGCTTTACAGAATTTAAAAGATTATTTAATGGAAAGCTGA
- a CDS encoding anti-sigma factor: MSDPISEMSAAFAVGCMDKENFIQFKDYLLSGGELPKGLLGEFQNIVAMIPAILDLEVPDSSLKDDVAKKLIGLKEEIKTKIREEKKRTATIVDKPKTLPTKQTLTRVTAAEEKQPRKLSTFISENRNLPKSVAEGSNRKTNLEQRDSLLTEEKRATTIKEKTRIDDVPPTLFPQRIGTVERRSLEQEKTSGFAGWLAIFLALILFGVIGYYSYTSINDLQQQVSDLKNELVKTKNDLQSTSEFTSKYMTVIEFLNYKGIFTVDLTSTQPNVNSSAKLFVAPYQREALLQLNNIPPLKLDQTYQIWMVSKDKFYSLATFSPRPEDMFIKISNLPYIPFDQIDLFRITIEPAGGSPAPTGETYLYGSLNNVSSKTRK, translated from the coding sequence ATGTCTGACCCTATTTCTGAAATGTCCGCTGCCTTTGCAGTAGGATGCATGGATAAAGAGAATTTTATTCAATTTAAGGATTACTTACTTTCAGGTGGTGAACTACCAAAAGGTTTACTGGGTGAATTTCAAAACATTGTTGCTATGATACCTGCAATATTGGATTTAGAGGTACCTGATTCTTCACTTAAAGATGATGTGGCAAAAAAATTAATTGGGCTAAAAGAAGAAATTAAAACGAAAATAAGAGAAGAAAAGAAAAGAACAGCTACAATTGTTGACAAACCTAAAACTTTACCAACTAAACAAACACTAACTAGGGTAACTGCTGCAGAAGAAAAACAACCTCGCAAATTAAGCACTTTTATTTCTGAAAATAGAAACTTACCCAAATCAGTTGCAGAAGGTTCAAATCGTAAAACTAATTTGGAACAACGAGATTCCCTTTTAACAGAAGAAAAGCGTGCTACAACTATAAAAGAAAAAACAAGAATTGATGATGTGCCACCTACATTATTTCCGCAAAGAATTGGGACAGTTGAGCGAAGAAGCCTTGAACAAGAAAAAACTTCAGGTTTTGCAGGCTGGCTTGCAATATTTCTTGCTTTAATTTTGTTTGGTGTAATTGGTTACTATTCTTACACCTCTATAAACGATTTACAACAACAAGTATCAGATTTAAAGAATGAGCTGGTTAAAACTAAAAACGACTTACAATCTACAAGTGAATTTACATCTAAATATATGACTGTTATTGAATTTCTTAATTATAAAGGCATTTTCACAGTTGATTTGACAAGCACACAGCCAAATGTAAATTCAAGTGCAAAATTATTTGTTGCACCATATCAAAGAGAAGCGCTTTTGCAGCTGAACAATATACCACCTCTAAAATTAGATCAAACATATCAAATCTGGATGGTAAGCAAGGATAAATTTTACTCGCTCGCTACTTTTTCACCCAGGCCGGAGGATATGTTTATTAAAATTTCTAATCTTCCTTATATACCTTTCGACCAAATTGATCTCTTTAGAATTACAATTGAACCGGCTGGCGGTTCACCAGCTCCTACAGGCGAGACATATTTATACGGTTCTTTAAATAATGTTTCGTCTAAGACTCGTAAGTAA